Proteins co-encoded in one Amaranthus tricolor cultivar Red isolate AtriRed21 chromosome 7, ASM2621246v1, whole genome shotgun sequence genomic window:
- the LOC130818805 gene encoding protein CLP1 homolog isoform X2: MTATSSSRQVKLDRECELRIEVGENSPLRLRLLNGTAEIFGTELPPEIWLNFPPRLKFAIFTWHGATIEMDSGPDTSDYVADETPMISYVNVHAILQARRNKAKSSSSNDVESSQGPRVIVVGPTDSGKSTLSRMLLSWAAKQGWKPTFVDLDIGQGSITIPGCIAATPIEMPIDPVEGIPLEMPLVYFYGHTTPSANVDLYKLVVKELAKTLGRQFTGNCESRAAGMVINTMGWIEGVGYELLLHAIDAFNADVVLVSGQEKLCSMLKDVLKSKPKVDVVKLQKSGGVVSRTPKYRQKSRSYKIRVTCIILVDEINEEDCRLIAIKMWAKLVRNPEGIPGNTAV; the protein is encoded by the exons ATGACGGCTACGAGTTCTTCAAGGCAAGTGAAATTGGATAGAGAGTGCGAATTACGAATCGAAGTTGGTGAGAATTCTCCCCTCCGCCTTCGATTGCTGAATGGTACTGCTGAGATTTTCGGAACTGAACTTCCTCCTGAAATTTGGCTCAATTTTCCTCCTCGCCTCAAATTTGCG ATTTTTACTTGGCATGGTGCCACAATTGAAATGGACAGTGGGCCTGATACATCTGATTATGTGGCTGATGAG ACGCCGATGATTAGTTATGTCAATGTTCATGCTATACTACAAGCACGAAGGAACAAAGCTAAATCATCTTCCTCCAATGATGTTGAGTCCTCTCAG GGTCCTAGAGTTATTGTGGTGGGCCCCACTGATTCTGGAAAGAGTACTCTGTCAAGGATGCTTCTTAGTTGGGCTGCCAAACAGGGTTGGAAGCCAACTTTTGTGGACTTGGATATAGGCCAGGGAAGTATAACGATCCCCGGGTGCATTGCAGCAACTCCAATTGAGATGCCAATTGATCCAGTAGAAGGAATTCCTCTTGAAATGCCCTTGGTTTACTTCTATGGACACACGACTCCCAG tgCTAATGTTGACTTATATAAATTAGTTGTGAAAGAACTTGCTAAAACACTCGGAAGGCAATTTACTGGTAATTGTGAATCACGAGCTGCCGGAATGGTGATCAATACAATGGGTTGGATAGAAGGAGTAGGTTATGAG CTGCTGCTTCATGCTATTGATGCTTTTAATGCAGATGTTGTATTGGTTTCAGGCCAG GAAAAGCTATGTAGTATGCTTAAAGACGTGTTGAAGAGCAAACCCAAGGTTGATGTAGTGAAACTACAAAAATCTGGAGGTGTTGTCTCTCGTACACCAAAATACCGACAAAAATCCAGAAGCTACAAGATAAGG GTGACTTGTATCATTCTGGTTGATGAAATAAATGAAGAAGATTGTAGGCTTATAGCAATAAAAATGTGGGCAA agcTGGTCCGAAATCCAGAAGGTATTCCTGGTAACACTGCAGTCTAA
- the LOC130818805 gene encoding protein CLP1 homolog isoform X1, with translation MTATSSSRQVKLDRECELRIEVGENSPLRLRLLNGTAEIFGTELPPEIWLNFPPRLKFAIFTWHGATIEMDSGPDTSDYVADETPMISYVNVHAILQARRNKAKSSSSNDVESSQGPRVIVVGPTDSGKSTLSRMLLSWAAKQGWKPTFVDLDIGQGSITIPGCIAATPIEMPIDPVEGIPLEMPLVYFYGHTTPSANVDLYKLVVKELAKTLGRQFTGNCESRAAGMVINTMGWIEGVGYELLLHAIDAFNADVVLVSGQEKLCSMLKDVLKSKPKVDVVKLQKSGGVVSRTPKYRQKSRSYKIREYFYGMSNELSPHSNVASFSDWTVYRIGGGPQAPRSALPIGAEPAADPTRVVPVNISQDLLHLVLAVSYAKNQEEIISSNVAGFVYITDIDVQRRKITYLAPSAGELPGRILLLGTLTWLET, from the exons ATGACGGCTACGAGTTCTTCAAGGCAAGTGAAATTGGATAGAGAGTGCGAATTACGAATCGAAGTTGGTGAGAATTCTCCCCTCCGCCTTCGATTGCTGAATGGTACTGCTGAGATTTTCGGAACTGAACTTCCTCCTGAAATTTGGCTCAATTTTCCTCCTCGCCTCAAATTTGCG ATTTTTACTTGGCATGGTGCCACAATTGAAATGGACAGTGGGCCTGATACATCTGATTATGTGGCTGATGAG ACGCCGATGATTAGTTATGTCAATGTTCATGCTATACTACAAGCACGAAGGAACAAAGCTAAATCATCTTCCTCCAATGATGTTGAGTCCTCTCAG GGTCCTAGAGTTATTGTGGTGGGCCCCACTGATTCTGGAAAGAGTACTCTGTCAAGGATGCTTCTTAGTTGGGCTGCCAAACAGGGTTGGAAGCCAACTTTTGTGGACTTGGATATAGGCCAGGGAAGTATAACGATCCCCGGGTGCATTGCAGCAACTCCAATTGAGATGCCAATTGATCCAGTAGAAGGAATTCCTCTTGAAATGCCCTTGGTTTACTTCTATGGACACACGACTCCCAG tgCTAATGTTGACTTATATAAATTAGTTGTGAAAGAACTTGCTAAAACACTCGGAAGGCAATTTACTGGTAATTGTGAATCACGAGCTGCCGGAATGGTGATCAATACAATGGGTTGGATAGAAGGAGTAGGTTATGAG CTGCTGCTTCATGCTATTGATGCTTTTAATGCAGATGTTGTATTGGTTTCAGGCCAG GAAAAGCTATGTAGTATGCTTAAAGACGTGTTGAAGAGCAAACCCAAGGTTGATGTAGTGAAACTACAAAAATCTGGAGGTGTTGTCTCTCGTACACCAAAATACCGACAAAAATCCAGAAGCTACAAGATAAGG GAATACTTTTATGGCATGTCAAATGAGCTTTCTCCCCATTCCAACGTTGCTAGTTTCAGTGACTGGACTGTCTATCGAATTGGCGGTGGACCACAAGCACCACGATCAGCTCTGCCTATTGGTGCAGAGCCTGCAGCAGACCCGACCAGGGTGGTTCCTGTTAACATTAGCCAAGATTTGCTTCATCTTGTGCTAGCTGTTTCATATGCCAAGAATCAAGAGGAAATTATTTCTAG TAATGTTGCTGGGTTTGTTTATATTACAGATATTGATGTTCAAAG GAGAAAAATAACATACCTTGCACCATCAGCAGGAGAATTACCTGGCAGAATTTTGCTGTTGGGGACTTTAACGTGGTTAGAAACTTGA